One Rosa chinensis cultivar Old Blush chromosome 3, RchiOBHm-V2, whole genome shotgun sequence DNA window includes the following coding sequences:
- the LOC112194120 gene encoding putative receptor protein kinase ZmPK1 has translation MEVPKFILVLLFAATFAWSRAQLEGMPSLKQGNSLKVEEESNFLVSPNGTFSSGFYKVGANASCYSIWFTNSADKTVVWMPNRDKPVSERRSKLTLHGNGNLVLTDALGSVVWSTNTISKEDMELQLLETGNLVLSNQDDRIIWQSFDSPTDTLLPSQPLTKNTTLVSMRGQGTYLSGFYNFKFDDNSILFLIYNGPLLSSVYWPQIVSTVFESGRNPYNSSRVAILDVAGQFISSDNMQFYASDYGVGPKRRLTMDYDGIVRLYSLDDSTGNWKLSWLPDGVDACLVQGLCGEYGICTYKPLPTCTCPSGFSLNDPQTGPKAAHLPSI, from the coding sequence ATGGAAGTTCCCAAGTTTATTCTTGTTTTGCTATTTGCAGCAACCTTTGCTTGGAGTCGAGCACAGTTAGAAGGGATGCCAAGCTTAAAGCAAGGGAACTCCTTGAAAGTTGAGGAAGAGAGCAACTTCTTGGTTTCACCAAATGGAACCTTTTCGAGCGGATTTTACAAAGTTGGCGCCAATGCCTCCTGTTATTCAATATGGTTCACAAATAGTGCCGACAAAACAGTTGTCTGGATGCCTAATCGAGATAAGCCTGTCAGCGAAAGACGCTCGAAGCTAACCCTCCATGGAAATGGCAACCTAGTTTTGACTGATGCACTAGGTTCGGTTGTGTGGTCAACCAACACAATCTCTAAGGAAGACATGGAACTTCAGCTTCTTGAAACAGGAAACTTGGTGCTGAGTAACCAAGACGACAGGATCATCTGGCAGAGTTTTGATTCTCCAACGGATACACTTCTGCCATCTCAGCCACTCACCAAGAACACAACCTTAGTGTCCATGAGAGGCCAAGGTACATACTTATCTGGATTCTATAACTTCAAGTTCGATGATAACAGTATCTTGTTTCTCATCTACAATGGCCCTCTACTTTCTAGTGTTTATTGGCCCCAGATTGTTTCAACTGTTTTTGAAAGTGGTAGAAATCCTTACAACAGCTCTAGAGTGGCAATTTTAGATGTGGCTGGACAATTTATATCTAGTGACAATATGCAGTTCTATGCATCTGACTATGGGGTTGGTCCAAAGCGGCGTTTAACAATGGATTATGATGGCATCGTAAGATTGTACAGTCTTGATGACTCAACTGGGAATTGGAAACTGTCATGGTTGCCTGATGGTGTCGATGCATGCCTGGTTCAGGGCTTGTGTGGTGAATATGGTATTTGTACATACAAACCACTACCTACTTGTACTTGCCCTTCAGGGTTTTCCCTAAACGATCCTCAGACTGGTCCAAAGGCTGCTCACCTCCCTTCAATTTGA